The following proteins come from a genomic window of Nicotiana tomentosiformis chromosome 12, ASM39032v3, whole genome shotgun sequence:
- the LOC104109526 gene encoding transcription factor bHLH14-like, with the protein MENLISTTSSTSQPNALQKILQYIVHSRQEWWVYSIFWQATKDVNNRLILSWGDGHFRGTKDISSAKTGHQLQKKFGLDGIVETNVTDSEWFYIVSMPQCFVAEDELVVQAYSSATQVWLASHYELQLYNCERAKEADLHGIRTLVCIATPSGVVELGSSDVIQENWEFLQLIKSLFGSNNYNITSHLPINQVPLRDHQKERGGSPQQVPDKRKQEMITETAEFENSDFDNESSAINNINRSRKRKAGSSSIIIGRSEMAMNHVEAERIRREKLNHRFYALRSVVPYVSKMDKASLLADAVTYIKELKVKVEDLESKIQSQKPKNNIIEQHDSHSASSSVFNPANNKSFSSCNGGRNGMEIEVKIIGTEAIIRVQSLDVNFPCARLMNVFREMEFQIYHASVSSVKDLMLQDIVIRVPDEYSNKEALKSAIMTSLCGIDN; encoded by the exons ATGGAAAACTTGATCTCTACTACTTCATCAACTTCACAACCTAACGCACTTCAAAAAATCCTTCAGTACATAGTCCACAGTCGTCAAGAATGGTGGGTTTATTCCATCTTCTGGCAAGCGACAAAAGATGTTAATAACCGCCTTATCTTATCTTGGGGCGATGGCCATTTTCGCGGAACTAAGGACATAAGTTCGGCGAAAACTGGCCATCAACTTCAAAAGAAGTTTGGTTTGGATGGAATTGTTGAAACCAACGTTACAGATTCTGAGTGGTTCTATATTGTATCTATGCCTCAGTGTTTCGTGGCTGAGGATGAACTCGTCGTACAAGCTTATTCCTCGGCCACACAGGTGTGGCTGGCTAGTCATTATGAACTGCAGCTTTACAATTGTGAGAGAGCTAAAGAAGCTGATTTGCATGGAATTCGTACACTAGTTTGTATTGCTACTCCTAGTGGTGTTGTTGAATTGGGTTCCTCCGATGTTATTCAAGAAAATTGGGAATTTCTTCAACTCATCAAGTCTCTATTTGGATCTAACAATTACAATATAACTTCTCATCTACCCATCAATCAAG TTCCATTGCGAGATCATCAGAAGGAAAGAGGCGGATCACCACAACAAGTGCCAGATAAGAGAAAGCAAGAAATGATTACTGAAACGGCGGAATTTGAGAATTCTGATTTCGACAATGAGTCCTCCGCGATAAACAATATCAATCGGTCAAGGAAACGTAAGGCTGGTTCGAGCAGTATAATAATAGGACGATCAGAAATGGCGATGAATCACGTCGAGGCAGAGAGAATAAGAAGGGAAAAATTGAATCATCGATTCTATGCTCTGAGGAGCGTTGTTCCATACGTATCCAAAATGGACAAAGCTTCTTTACTAGCAGATGCAGTTACTTATATCAAAGAACTCAAAGTTAAAGTTGAAGATTTAGAGTCCAAAATCCAGTCCCAGAAACCTAAGAACAATATTATAGAGCAACACGATTCTCATAGTGCATCTTCTTCGGTATTTAATCCAGCTAATAATAAGTCATTTTCCAGCTGCAACGGGGGACGAAATGGAATGGAAATCGAAGTTAAGATTATAGGAACAGAAGCCATAATTAGGGTTCAGTCTTTGGATGTAAATTTCCCATGTGCAAGATTGATGAATGTGTTTAGAGAAATGGAGTTTCAGATTTACCATGCAAGCGTTTCCAGTGTTAAAGACTTGATGCTTCAAGATATCGTGATTAGGGTTCCTGATGAGTATTCAAATAAGGAAGCCCTAAAATCTGCTATCATGACAAGTTTATGTGGTATTGATAATTAA